Proteins from one Panicum virgatum strain AP13 chromosome 7K, P.virgatum_v5, whole genome shotgun sequence genomic window:
- the LOC120641370 gene encoding plasmodesmata-located protein 8-like: protein MMHRPRRDQPCRGSRAVLAAVVAGLVCAAGVAEAGTGTFIYAGCSPSKYHPGTPFEASLESLLTSFANAAPNAGYGTFTSGANATGGAGAAVYGLYQCRGDLDGGDCAACVRDAVGQLGQVCPAAYAASLQLEGCYVRYDGSNFVGAPDTAMVYRKCSTSSSSDGGFLGSRDAVLGDLQQGAGGGYKVASSGSVRGVAQCLGDLAAADCTACLAQAVGQLKGTCGTALAADVYLAQCYVRYWADGYYFHSAQDSQDDVGRTLAIVVGILAGLALFVVFVSFLRKTCN from the exons ATGATGCACCGGCCGCGGCGCGACCAACCATGCCGCGGCTCccgcgccgtcctcgccgccgtcgtcgcgggGCTGGTGTGCGCGGCGGGCGTCGccgaggccggcaccggcacgTTCATCTACGCCGGGTGCTCGCCGTCCAAGTACCACCCGGGCACCCCGTTCGAGGCCAGCCTGGAGTCGCTCCTCACCTCCTTCGCCAACGCGGCGCCCAACGCCGGGTACGGCACCTTCACCTCGGGCGCCAACGccacgggcggcgccggcgccgcggtgtACGGGCTCTACCAGTGCCGCGGCGACCTGGACGGCGGCGACTGCGCGGCGTGCGTGCGGGACGCCGTCGGGCAGCTGGGCCAGGTCTGCCCCGCGGCGTACGCGGCGTCGCTGCAGCTGGAAGGGTGCTACGTGCGGTACGACGGCAGCAACTTCGTCGGCGCGCCCGACACCGCCATGGTGTACCGCAAgtgcagcaccagcagcagcagcgacggcggcTTCCTCGGGAGCCGGGACGCCGTGCTCGGGGACCTGCagcagggcgccggcggcggctacaAGGTGGCGAGCTCCGGCAGCGTGCGGGGCGTGGCGCAGTGCCTGGGCGACCTCGCGGCGGCCGACTGCACGGCGTGCCTGGCGCAGGCGGTCGGGCAGCTCAAGGGCACCTGCGGCACCGCGCTGGCCGCCGACGTGTACCTGGCGCAGTGCTACGTCAGGTACTGGGCCGACGGCTACTACTTCCACTCGGCACAAG ATTCACAGGACGATGTTGGGAGGACGCTGGCCATCGTCGTCGGCATCTTGGCGGGGCTGGCACTCTTCGTGGTCTTCGTCTCTTTCCTTAGGAAAACATGTAACTAA
- the LOC120641368 gene encoding hsp70-Hsp90 organizing protein-like codes for MADEAKAKGNAAFAAGRFEEAARHFGDAIALAPDNHVLYSNRSAAHASLGRYSEALADAERTVALRPDWAKGYSRLGAALLGLGDAPAAVEAYEKGLALDPSNEALRSGLAQARQAAATRRPGASGGDALGKVFQGPELWTKIAADPTTRAYLDQPDFVQMLREVQRNPGSLNTYLSDPRMVQVLTLMLNIKLQPQSNGASEPAAAPQTPKQQPEAKAREPEPEPEPEPMEVIEEEKERKERKAAAQKEKEAGNAAYKKKDFDNAIQHYTKAMELDDEDISYITNRAAVYLEMGKYDECIKDCDKAVERGRELHADFKMISRALTRKGTALAKLAKTSKDYDVAIETFQKALTEHRNPDTLKKLNDAERSKKELEQQEYYDPKIADEEREKGNEFFKQQKYPEAVKHYTEALRRNPKDPKVYSNRAACYTKLGALPEGLKDAEKCIELDPTFSKGYTRKGAIQFFMKEYDKALETYQAGLKHDPKNQELLDGVRRCVEQINKASRGELSEEEMKERQNKAMQDPEIQNILTDPIMRQVLAYLQENPRAAQAHLKNPGVMQKIQKLVSAGIVQMK; via the exons atggcCGACGAGGCCAAGGCCAAGGGCAACGCGGCGTTCGCGGCCGGCCGCTTCGAGGAGGCGGCCCGGCACTTCGGCGACGCCATCGCGCTCGCGCCCGACAACCACGTCCTCTACTCCAACCGCTCGGCGGCGCACGCGTCGCTCGGGCGCTACTCCGAGGcgctcgccgacgccgagcGGACCGTCGCGCTCAGGCCCGACTGGGCCAAGGGCTACTCCCGCCTCGGCGCCGCGCTCCTGGGCCTCGGCGACGCGCCCGCTGCCGTCGAGGCGTACGAGAAGGGCCTCGCGCTCGACCCCTCCAACGAGGCCCTCAGGTCCGGCCTCGCCCAGGCgcgccaggcggcggcgacgcggcgcccgggggcttccgGCGGGGACGCCCTCGGCAAGGTGTTCCAGGGCCCCGAGCTGTGGACCAAGATCGCCGCCGACCCCACCACGCGCGCCTACCTCGACCAACCGGACTTCGTGCAGATGCTGCGGGAGGTGCAGCGGAACCCCGGCAGCCTCAACACCTACCTCTCCGATCCCCGCATGGTCCAGGTGCTCACCCTCATGCTCAACATCAAGCTCCAGCCCCAGAGCAATGGGGCGTCTGAGCCGGCGGCAGCTCCTCAGACGCCGAAGCAGCAGCCGGAGGCAAAGGCAAGGGAGCCTGAGCCCGAACCTGAGCCCGAGCCGATGGAGGTGATAGAAGAGGAGAAGGAGCGGAAGgagaggaaggcggcggcgcaaaaggagaAGGAAGCGGGCAACGCCGCTTACAAAAAGAAGGATTTCGATAATGCGATCCAGCACTACACAAAGGCCATGGAGCTTGACGACGAGGACATCTCCTACATCACCAACCGCGCTGCTGTTTATCTTGAGATGGGAAAG TATGATGAGTGCATCAAGGATTGTGATAAGGCTGTTGAAAGGGGAAGGGAACTACATGCTGATTTCAAGATGATCTCGAGGGCACTGACCAGAAAAGGAACCGCTCTTGCTAAACTTGCGAAGACATCCAAAGATTACGATGTTGCCATTGAGACTTTCCAGAAGGCGTTAACTGAGCACCGAAACCCAGATACCCTGAAGAAACTGAATGATGCTGAACGATCAAAGAAGGAGCTGGAGCAGCAAGAATACTATGATCCAAAAATTGCTgatgaggaaagagaaaaag GTAATGAGTTTTTCAAGCAGCAGAAATATCCAGAAGCAGTGAAGCATTACACTGAAGCTCTCAGGAGAAACCCAAAGGACCCGAAG GTATACAGCAACAGGGCTGCTTGTTACACCAAGCTGGGAGCCCTTCCTGAAGGTCTAAAAGATGCTGAAAAGTGCATAGAGCTAGACCCTACATTCTCCAAAGGATACACAAGAAAAGGTGCTATCCAATTTTTCATGAAGGAATATGACAAAGCGCTGGAGACTTACCAAGCTGGCCTAAAGCATGATCCCAAGAACCAGGAATTGCTTGATGGTGTAAGGAG GTGTGTCGAACAGATCAACAAGGCAAGCAGAGGTGAACTCAGCGAGGAGGAAATGAAAGAGAGACAG AACAAAGCTATGCAGGACCCTGAAATCCAGAACATCCTGACTGATCCGATCATGCGACAG GTCTTGGCCTATTTACAGGAGAACCCACGGGCTGCCCAGGCGCACCTCAAGAACCCCGGAGTGATGCagaagatccagaagctcgTTAGCGCAGGGATAGTTCAGATGAAGTAG
- the LOC120641371 gene encoding elongation factor G-2, chloroplastic-like: MAAEAPVRAPAAARSARRPAAVVPTSSASRLLLGHRPFLAPRFAAGRAAVTGPAAGLRARPRRPRLSVVAMAASDRQVPLQDYRNIGIMAHIDAGKTTTTERILYYTGRNYKIGEVHEGTATMDWMEQEQERGITITSAATTAFWNKHRINIIDTPGHVDFTLEVERALRVLDGAICLFDSVAGVEPQSETVWRQADKYGVPRICFVNKMDRLGANFFRTRDMIVANLGAKPLVVQLPIGSEDNFQGVVDLVRMKAIVWTGEELGAKFDYQDIPADLQEMAQDYRVQMLETIIELDDDVMEKYLEGTEPDEETVKKLIRKGTISASFVPVLCGSAFKNKGVQPLLDAVVDYLPSPLDLPAMKGTDPEDPEVILERHPSDDEPFSGLAFKIMTDPFVGSLTFVRIYSGKLVAGSYVLNANKDKKERIGRLLEMHANSKEDITVAVTGDIVALAGLKDTITGETLCQEDKPVVLERMEFPDPVIKVAIEPKTKADADKMATGLIKLAQEDPSFHFSRDEETNQTVIEGMGELHLDIIVDRLKREFKVEANVGAPQVNYRESISKVAEVQYVHKKQSGGSGQFADIIVRFEPLEAGSGYEFKSEIKGGSVPKEYVPGVMKGLEESLPNGVLAGYPVVDFRAVLVDGSYHDVDSSVLAFQIAARGAFREGMRKAGPRLLEPIMRVEVITPEDHLGDVIGDLNSRRGQVNSFGDKPGGLKVVDAFVPLAEMFQYVSTLRGMTKGRASYTMQLAKFDVVPQHIQNQLSAAKTEEAAA; encoded by the exons ATGGCAGCCGAGGCGCCCGTGCgagcccccgccgcggcgcggtccgcgcgccggccggccgccgtcgtcccCACCTCGTCCGcctcgcgcctcctcctcggccaccgccccttcctcgcgccgcgCTTCGCCGCGGGGCGCGCCGCGGTGACCGGCCCGGCGGCCGGGctccgcgcgcgcccgcgcaGGCCGCGGCTCTCGGTCGTCGCCATGGCTGCCAGTG ATCGCCAGGTGCCTTTGCAGGATTATCGCAATATCGGTATTATGGCCCATATAGATGCAGGAAAGACGACAACTACAGAACGCATTCTGTATTACACTGGAAGAAACTACAAGATTGGCGAGGTTCATGAGGGAACGGCTACGATGGACTGGATGGAACAAGAACAGGAGAGAGGAATAACCATTACATCTGCAGCAACCACTGCCTTCTGGAACAAACACAGGATCAACATTATTGATACTCCTGGGCATGTCGACTTCACTCTTGAGGTTGAGCGTGCTCTCAGGGTGTTGGACGGTGCTATATGTCTCTTTGACAGTGTTGCCGGGGTAGAACCACAATCCGAGACTGTGTGGCGTCAAGCAGATAAATATGGGGTTCCAAGAATATGTTTTGTGAACAAAATGGATCGTCTTGGAGCTAACTTCTTCAGAACTAGAGATATGATAGTTGCAAATTTAGGTGCCAAACCTCTGGTGGTTCAGTTGCCTATTGGTTCAGAGGACAATTTCCAAGGAGTTGTTGATTTAGTCAGAATGAAAGCTATTGTATGGACAGGGGAGGAGCTGGGTGCGAAATTTGATTATCAAGACATACCTGCTGATCTCCAGGAGATGGCTCAAGACTACCGTGTTCAGATGCTGGAAACTATTATTGAATTGGATGATGATGTGATGGAGAAATATCTTGAAGGAACTGAACCAGATGAGGAAACTGTTAAGAAATTAATCAGAAAGGGAACAATTTCTGCCAgctttgtcccagttttatgtGGTTCAgccttcaaaaacaagggtgtACAACCATTGCTTGATGCTGTTGTCGATTACTTGCCATCTCCACTTGATCTACCTGCAATGAAGGGTACTGACCCAGAAGATCCTGAAGTGATCCTTGAAAGGCACCCAAGTGATGATGAACCATTTTCTGGGTTAGCTTTCAAGATCATGACTGATCCATTTGTGGGGTCACTAACATTTGTTCGCATATACTCTGGGAAGCTGGTAGCTGGCTCGTATGTtctcaatgcaaataaagataaAAAGGAAAGAATTGGAAGGCTTCTAGAGATGCATGCAAACAGTAAGGAAGATATAACAGTTGCTGTGACTGGTGACATAGTAGCGCTTGCTGGCCTGAAAGACACAATTACTGGTGAAACACTATGTCAGGAAGATAAGCCTGTAGTGCTTGAACGTATGGAATTTCCTGATCCTGTCATTAAGGTTGCTATTGAACCCAAGACCAAAGCTGATGCTGACAAAATGGCTACTGGATTAATCAAGCTTGCTCAAGAAGACCCATCATTCCACTTCTCTAGAGACGAGGAAACCAACCAGACTGTTATTGAAGGAATGGGAGAATTACATCTTGATATCATTGTAGACAGATTAAAGAGAGAGTTCAAG GTTGAAGCAAACGTTGGAGCTCCACAAGTCAACTACCGTGAAAGTATTTCCAAAGTCGCAGAAGTACAATACGTCCACAAAAAGCAATCTGGTGGATCTGGTCAATTTGCAGACATTATTGTGCGCTTTGAACCTTTGGAAGCTGGAAGTGGGTATGAATTCAAGAGTGAAATCAAGGGAGGGTCTGTGCCCAAAGAATATGTACCAGGAGTTATGAAGGGATTGGAAGAAAGCTTACCCAACGGTGTCCTTGCTGGTTACCCAGTTGTGGACTTCCGAGCTGTGCTGGTTGATGGCTCATACCATGATGTTGATTCAAGCGTCTTGGCATTCCAAATTGCAGCCAGAGGCGCCTTCCGTGAAGGAATGAGAAAAGCTGGTCCAAGACTTCTGGAGCCAATAATGAGAGTTGAAGTGATAACTCCTGAAGATCATCTGGGTGATGTTATTGGTGACTTGAACTCCAGAAGAGGTCAAGTTAACAGCTTCGGGGATAAGCCTGGTGGACTCAAG GTGGTTGATGCGTTTGTGCCACTCGCCGAGATGTTCCAGTACGTCAGCACCCTCCGGGGGATGACCAAGGGGCGCGCGTCCTACACGATGCAGCTTGCCAAGTTCGACGTCGTCCCGCAGCACATCCAGAACCAGCTCTCCGCGGCGAAAACAGAGGAAGCTGCTGCTTAA
- the LOC120641369 gene encoding vacuolar-processing enzyme beta-isozyme 1-like yields MAAAAWLCGLVSLLAVAAAAAADGEWEPLIRMPTEEGGDAAAAAPAAEDEVGTRWAVLVAGSSGYGNYRHQADVCHAYQILQKGRVKEENIVVFMYDDIAHNILNPRPGIIINHPKGENVYTGVPKDYTGDQVTTENFFAVLLGNKSAITGGSKKVIDSKPNDHIFIYYSDHGGPGVLGMPNLPYLYAGDFIKVLKKKHASNSYSKMVIYVEACESGSIFEGLMPQDLNIYVTTAANPVENSWGTYCPGMDPPPPPEYITCLGDLYSVSWMEDSQTHNLMKETIKDQYEVVKTRTSNSNKYKEGSHVMEYGDKTFKDEKLFLYQGFDPANANVANTLLWPGPKGAVNQRDADLLFMWKRYEQLNGGSEEKLRALREIKETVQHRKHLDSSIDFIGKLIFGFENGPKMLETVRAYGEPLVDDWDCLKRMVRIFESQCGSLTQYGMKYMRAFANICNSGISETKMRESSISACGGYNLARWSPLVQGHSA; encoded by the exons ATGGCAGCCGCGGCGTGGCTGTGCGGGCTCGTCTCGCTCCTGGcggtagccgccgccgcggcggcggatggggAGTGGGAGCCGCTGATACGGATGCCGACGGAGGAGGGGGgcgacgctgctgctgctgctccggcggcCGAGGATGAAGTGGGGACGAGGTGGGCCGTGCTCGTGGCGGGATCCTCCGGCTACGGCAACTACCGGCACCAG GCCGATGTATGCCATGCATACCAGATACTGCAGAAGGGACGAGTGAAGGAGGAGAATATTGTGGTGTTCATGTACGATGATATTGCCCATAACATTCTGAACCCAAGGCCTGGGATTATCATTAACCATCCTAAAGGTGAAAATGTATATACCGGTGTTCCAAAG GACTATACAGGTGATCAGGTCACTACTGAAAATTTCTTTGCTGTGCTCTTGGGCAATAAAAGTGCAATTACTGGAGGGAGTAAGAAGGTTATAGACAGTAAACCAAATGACCACATATTTATCTATTACTCAGATCATGGTGGTCCTGGAGTTCTTG GTATGCCAAACTTGCCATATCTCTATGCTGGCGACTTCATCAAGGTTTTAAAAAAGAAGCATGCTTCCAATAGCTACTCGAAAATG GTTATATATGTTGAAGCATGTGAAAGTGGCAGTATCTTTGAGGGATTAATGCCACAAGACCTAAATATTTATGTCACAACTGCTGCAAATCCAGTTGAAAATAGTTGGGGAACATACTGCCCTGGGATGGACCCACCACCCCCTCCTGAGTACATTACCTGTTTAGGTGATCTGTACAGTGTTTCTTGGATGGAAGATAG TCAAACCCACAATCTAATGAAGGAAACCATCAAGGATCAGTACGAAGTG GTGAAAACAAGAACCTCTAACTCGAATAAGTACAAGGAGGGTTCTCATGTCATGGAGTATGGTGACAAGACCTTCAAGGATGAGAAGCTTTTCCTTTATCAAGGTTTTGATCCTGCTAATGCCAACGTTGCAAATACGCTGCTTTGGCCAGGCCCAAAGGGTGCAGTCAATCAGAGAGATGCTGATCTTCTCTTCATGTGGAAGAGG TATGAGCAGTTAAATGGGGGATCTGAAGAGAAACTGAGGGCTCTCAGAGAGATTAAAGAAACTGTTCAACACAGGAAGCATCTCGACAGCAGCATCGATTTCATTGGGAAACTTATCTTTGGATTTGAGAATGGGCCTAAAATGCTTGAGACCGTTAGAGCATATGGTGAACCATTAGTTGATGACTGGGATTGTTTGAAGAGGATG GTGAGGATTTTCGAATCCCAGTGCGGGTCGCTCACTCAATACGGCATGAAGTACATGAGGGCATTTGCGAACATTTGCAACAGCGGTATATCCGAGACAAAGATGAGGGAGTCGAGCATCAGTGCTTGCGGCGGTTACAACCTGGCGAGGTGGAGCCCTTTGGTTCAGGGACACAGCGCCTGA